Proteins encoded together in one Micromonospora kangleipakensis window:
- a CDS encoding EthD family reductase, which produces MHKLVVLYSKPADPDHFRDYYVTNHLPLVMNLPGLLAWRYSFDVAATNGEAPYFAVFEGDFADAAAMATARASPQG; this is translated from the coding sequence ATGCATAAGTTGGTGGTCTTGTATTCCAAGCCCGCGGACCCTGACCACTTCCGCGACTACTACGTGACCAACCATCTTCCACTGGTCATGAATCTGCCCGGCCTGCTTGCGTGGCGCTACAGCTTCGATGTGGCGGCGACCAACGGAGAAGCGCCATATTTCGCGGTCTTCGAAGGCGACTTCGCTGACGCCGCCGCCATGGCCACGGCGCGGGCGTCGCCGCAAGGCTAG
- a CDS encoding PhzF family phenazine biosynthesis protein: MSWPDVTVVDACVRRDGRGGSPTAVTDDDPTATDADRRAVAAAAGTSHAAFLGPGRTPGGGWPVRFFTATAELSGCGHGTVAAQAVRLTRTALGELNDRQHTGGRTFDTVAIRRPAGIEVWFDQGLIALRHPAPDERAAIVAALGLTADDPHPTDVPRIAAPGAPRMLVPVHDRSALLRVCPHLGRLTAACRRYGLLGCFVYVPPVGDRPGAARMFTPAIGVDEDVANANSTGCLAAHLLDTTGAQTVSIEVEQGDTLGRPASVLASARRGPVGIRTRVGGLAVVRDGH; encoded by the coding sequence ATGTCCTGGCCGGATGTCACGGTGGTTGATGCGTGCGTGCGGCGCGACGGCCGGGGCGGCAGCCCCACGGCCGTCACCGACGACGACCCGACGGCGACGGACGCGGACCGGCGGGCGGTCGCTGCTGCGGCCGGCACCTCGCACGCGGCGTTCCTCGGCCCGGGGCGGACGCCGGGCGGTGGCTGGCCGGTCCGGTTCTTCACCGCCACCGCCGAACTGTCCGGCTGCGGCCACGGCACCGTTGCCGCGCAGGCCGTCCGGTTGACTCGCACCGCGCTGGGCGAGCTGAACGACCGCCAACACACCGGCGGGCGCACGTTCGACACCGTCGCGATCCGCCGCCCCGCCGGCATCGAGGTGTGGTTCGACCAGGGCCTCATCGCGCTGCGCCACCCGGCACCGGACGAGCGCGCCGCCATCGTCGCCGCGCTCGGGCTCACCGCGGACGACCCGCATCCGACCGACGTGCCACGGATCGCCGCGCCCGGCGCACCACGCATGCTGGTACCGGTCCACGACCGGTCGGCGCTGCTCCGAGTCTGCCCACACCTCGGCAGGCTGACGGCGGCGTGCCGGCGGTACGGGCTCCTCGGCTGTTTCGTCTACGTACCGCCGGTGGGCGACCGACCGGGTGCGGCGCGGATGTTCACGCCGGCGATCGGTGTCGACGAGGACGTCGCCAACGCCAACAGCACCGGCTGCCTGGCCGCCCACCTGCTCGACACGACAGGGGCACAGACGGTCTCGATCGAGGTGGAGCAGGGTGACACCCTCGGTCGACCGGCCAGCGTGCTCGCTTCGGCCCGACGCGGGCCTGTGGGCATCAGGACCCGGGTCGGCGGGTTGGCGGTGGTCCGCGACGGACACTGA
- a CDS encoding class I SAM-dependent methyltransferase, translated as MSSTAGYGEAADTLAEQYESVSFADVHRDVLHLFPTEPSSILDIGAGTGRDAAALSDLGHRVVAVEPTPQLRAHGQRIHAANDIEWVDDTLPNLTALYKRDQRFDLILLTAVWMHLDQHERSSAMKHISGLLLPEGRVIISLRHGPVPAGRRMYDVSAEDTVALARHFGLHLIHDCERADPLGRHDVRWSYLGLQL; from the coding sequence ATGAGCAGCACCGCAGGCTACGGCGAAGCCGCCGACACCCTGGCCGAACAGTACGAGAGCGTCTCGTTTGCCGACGTGCACCGAGACGTCCTGCACCTGTTCCCCACCGAGCCCAGCTCGATCCTGGACATTGGCGCGGGCACGGGCCGCGATGCGGCAGCGTTGTCCGACCTGGGACACCGGGTCGTCGCCGTCGAGCCCACCCCGCAACTTCGCGCGCATGGTCAACGCATCCACGCCGCCAACGACATCGAATGGGTCGACGACACCCTGCCCAACCTGACGGCGCTGTACAAGCGCGACCAACGCTTCGACCTGATTCTTCTGACGGCCGTCTGGATGCATCTGGACCAGCACGAGCGATCGTCAGCGATGAAACACATCAGCGGCCTGCTTCTACCTGAGGGCCGCGTGATCATCTCCCTGCGCCACGGACCCGTACCTGCCGGGCGGCGGATGTACGACGTCTCGGCGGAGGATACGGTCGCGCTGGCCCGCCACTTCGGCCTACACCTCATTCACGACTGTGAACGGGCGGACCCCCTCGGTCGCCACGACGTGCGCTGGAGCTACCTCGGCCTGCAGCTGTAA
- a CDS encoding HAD family hydrolase: MINPIGLVIFDCDGVLVDSERIAVRVNIALGAELGWPLTEAEVIERFIGRSSTSIGEQIAARLGQGVAATWADRFDLAHRQAVDAGLTAVDGINDALDEITEPTCVASSGTHEKMRHTLGRTGLYPRFEGRIFSATEVAHGKPAPDLFLHAAATMGVPPAACVVVEDSQYGVQAARAAGMRCFGYAGGLTPAHRLEGPDTVVFDDMRKLPALLNTA, encoded by the coding sequence ATGATCAATCCGATCGGGCTTGTCATCTTCGACTGCGACGGGGTGCTGGTCGACAGCGAGCGCATCGCGGTCCGCGTCAACATCGCGCTTGGCGCGGAACTGGGCTGGCCACTGACCGAGGCAGAGGTCATCGAGCGCTTCATCGGCCGGTCCAGCACGTCCATCGGTGAACAGATCGCGGCCCGCCTCGGACAGGGCGTGGCTGCTACCTGGGCGGACCGGTTCGACCTAGCACACCGCCAAGCGGTGGACGCCGGATTGACCGCCGTCGACGGGATCAACGACGCGCTCGATGAGATCACCGAGCCGACGTGCGTGGCCTCCAGCGGTACGCACGAGAAGATGCGCCACACCCTGGGCCGCACCGGCCTGTATCCCCGCTTCGAGGGCCGCATCTTCAGCGCGACCGAGGTCGCCCACGGCAAGCCCGCCCCCGACCTGTTCCTGCATGCGGCGGCGACGATGGGTGTCCCGCCCGCGGCGTGCGTCGTGGTCGAGGACAGCCAGTACGGAGTCCAGGCGGCCCGCGCCGCCGGGATGCGCTGCTTCGGCTATGCGGGCGGATTGACCCCCGCGCACCGGCTGGAAGGCCCGGACACGGTGGTCTTCGACGACATGCGCAAACTCCCGGCTCTGCTGAACACAGCCTGA
- a CDS encoding IS110 family transposase translates to MQAEYDGRQIVGIDLHRRRSVIVRMTEAGDKLDTVRIDNDPVALGLEIAKAGPDPEVVLEATYGWYWAADVLTAAGARVHLAHPLGVKGFAYRRVKNDARDAADLADLLRMGRLPEAYVAPPAVRELRELVRYRAKLVAWRSGLKASVHAVLAKQGVHISVSDLFGVGGRELLSCAPLDGAYRGRVDSLCRLIDAVDFEIDAVGGPIRARLAGHRGYTAIQAIPGVGPVLAAVFVAEIGEVDRFPGPAQLASWAGLTPRHRESDLVVHRGRITKQGSTLVRWAAVEAAHGVPHAAGWLTSTRARVAERRGRNIATVAVARKLLTLVYYGLRDGHIRALAPARAAA, encoded by the coding sequence GTGCAGGCAGAGTACGACGGTCGGCAGATCGTGGGTATCGATCTGCACCGGCGCCGTTCGGTGATCGTGCGGATGACCGAGGCGGGCGACAAGCTCGACACGGTGCGGATCGACAATGACCCGGTCGCGCTCGGGTTGGAGATCGCCAAGGCCGGCCCGGACCCCGAGGTGGTCCTGGAAGCGACCTATGGCTGGTACTGGGCGGCGGATGTGTTGACCGCGGCCGGTGCCCGGGTGCATTTGGCGCATCCGTTGGGAGTGAAAGGGTTCGCCTACCGGCGGGTGAAGAATGATGCCCGTGATGCCGCGGACCTGGCGGATCTGCTGCGGATGGGCAGGTTGCCGGAGGCGTATGTGGCCCCGCCGGCGGTGCGCGAGTTGCGGGAGCTGGTGCGGTATCGGGCCAAGCTGGTCGCGTGGCGCAGCGGGTTGAAGGCATCGGTGCATGCGGTGTTGGCCAAGCAGGGCGTGCACATCTCCGTGTCGGATCTGTTCGGCGTCGGCGGGCGGGAACTGCTGTCCTGCGCACCGCTGGACGGGGCGTATCGGGGTCGGGTGGACTCACTGTGCCGGCTGATCGACGCGGTTGACTTCGAGATCGACGCGGTCGGCGGACCGATCCGGGCCAGACTCGCCGGGCATCGCGGCTATACCGCTATCCAGGCCATCCCTGGTGTCGGCCCGGTCCTGGCGGCGGTGTTCGTCGCCGAGATCGGCGAGGTCGACCGGTTCCCCGGCCCGGCGCAACTCGCCTCGTGGGCCGGACTGACCCCACGCCACCGCGAGTCCGACCTCGTCGTGCACCGGGGACGGATCACCAAGCAGGGCTCCACCCTCGTGCGGTGGGCCGCCGTCGAGGCCGCCCACGGCGTCCCACACGCCGCCGGCTGGTTGACCTCCACCCGCGCCCGCGTCGCTGAGCGACGCGGACGCAACATCGCCACCGTCGCGGTGGCCCGCAAGCTGCTCACCCTCGTCTACTACGGCCTGCGCGACGGGCACATCCGCGCCCTCGCACCGGCCCGAGCGGCGGCGTGA
- a CDS encoding IS110 family transposase encodes MAQVIIGVDPHKRSATIEIINAREKTVGQGRFGTDRDGYQAMLAAGRKHKDRLWAVEGCNGIGRHVAQRLVADGETVVDVPAKLSARARVFATGQGRKTDPVDARSVAVVALRTEGLRQVVTDDTTVALRLLVDRRDQLGRARTEVVSRLHHLLLELVPGGAKKDLSAQQARALLGTVRPRDVVGKTRRRLASELIGELVVIDKKIKIAKQELTDLVNSTGSRLMDLTGIGPSGAARLLGDIADIARFTSRAHFASWNGTAPIDASSGEQNRHRLSRAGNRRINRALHIMAIVQLRRDTAGRRYHRRRLAEGKTSMEALRALKRRLSDIVYRQMVADTKLLGTGPGGHAGATLQSSAADPNPEIDTSEKSLPGPAEPQPRTPLLIIT; translated from the coding sequence ATGGCTCAGGTCATCATCGGCGTGGACCCGCACAAGCGTTCCGCCACCATCGAAATCATCAACGCGCGGGAGAAGACGGTCGGGCAGGGCCGGTTCGGCACCGACCGCGACGGCTACCAGGCCATGCTCGCCGCCGGCCGCAAGCACAAAGACCGCCTTTGGGCGGTCGAGGGCTGCAACGGCATCGGGCGGCACGTCGCTCAACGCCTGGTCGCCGACGGCGAAACCGTCGTGGACGTTCCCGCGAAGCTGTCCGCCCGGGCCCGCGTGTTCGCCACCGGCCAGGGCCGCAAGACCGACCCGGTCGATGCCCGCAGCGTCGCCGTGGTCGCCCTGCGCACCGAAGGTCTGCGGCAGGTCGTCACCGACGACACCACGGTCGCGTTACGGCTGCTGGTCGACCGGCGTGACCAGCTCGGCCGGGCCCGCACCGAAGTGGTCTCCCGGCTGCATCACCTGCTACTCGAGTTGGTGCCCGGCGGCGCGAAGAAGGACCTGTCCGCCCAGCAGGCCCGCGCCCTGCTGGGCACTGTTCGCCCGCGCGACGTGGTCGGCAAGACCCGCCGCCGGCTGGCCTCCGAGCTGATCGGCGAGCTCGTCGTCATCGACAAGAAGATCAAAATCGCGAAACAGGAGCTCACCGACCTGGTCAACAGCACCGGAAGCCGGCTGATGGACCTGACCGGCATCGGACCGTCCGGCGCGGCCCGCCTGCTCGGCGACATCGCAGACATTGCCCGGTTCACCAGCCGCGCCCACTTTGCCTCGTGGAACGGCACCGCACCGATCGACGCCTCGTCCGGCGAGCAGAACCGGCACCGGCTCTCCAGAGCCGGGAACCGGCGCATCAACCGGGCGCTTCACATCATGGCCATCGTCCAGCTGCGCCGTGACACCGCAGGGCGCCGCTACCACCGGCGCAGACTGGCCGAGGGCAAGACCTCGATGGAGGCCCTACGGGCACTGAAGCGGCGCCTGTCCGACATCGTCTACCGGCAGATGGTCGCCGACACGAAGCTGCTCGGGACGGGCCCGGGAGGACACGCGGGGGCGACTCTGCAATCCAGCGCGGCCGACCCGAACCCCGAGATCGACACTTCGGAAAAGTCACTTCCCGGACCCGCCGAACCCCAGCCTAGAACACCCCTCTTGATCATCACTTGA
- a CDS encoding VOC family protein — protein MAIARFPSIVIDCPDPGALAKFYGAMLDWKVDVSSDWAEVRAEYGQCISFQQVDGYTPPVWPTQELPQQMHLDVIVDDLDAAEAAVLDLGATKHPHAARYLLPGLPRPGRSPLLPLRELIRTGGSILNHKKPWTARVGFALIGMSVRWRRRLAATA, from the coding sequence ATGGCCATCGCTCGCTTCCCCAGCATCGTCATCGACTGTCCCGATCCTGGTGCGCTCGCAAAGTTCTACGGCGCGATGTTGGATTGGAAGGTCGACGTCTCCTCCGACTGGGCTGAGGTTCGCGCGGAGTACGGTCAGTGCATCTCCTTCCAGCAGGTGGATGGGTACACGCCGCCGGTGTGGCCAACCCAGGAGCTGCCCCAGCAGATGCACCTCGATGTGATCGTCGACGACCTCGATGCCGCCGAGGCGGCAGTGCTCGATCTCGGCGCAACCAAACACCCGCACGCAGCCCGGTACCTCCTTCCGGGTCTTCCTCGACCCGGCAGGTCACCCCTTCTGCCTCTGCGTGAACTGATCCGGACGGGCGGCTCAATCCTCAATCACAAGAAGCCCTGGACGGCTCGCGTAGGGTTCGCGCTCATCGGCATGTCCGTGCGCTGGCGGCGCCGACTTGCCGCAACTGCGTAG
- a CDS encoding alpha/beta fold hydrolase — protein MTNLKNSTSSTNSKWTGMVPVDDTALAVTDTGGPGIPVVYLNGQFATQGYWRRVIAELGPDYRHITYDERARGKSKKSADYSFEACVRDVDVVLKARGVDRPLVVGWSYGAFVAAQWTSRNPDRALGAVLVEGAQPHDWLDDAMEQRIRKLFKRLSWFMPLLRPTGLTPRLNAAQMAECNIELGKLARARNLGPVLDGITVPTRYVFASGASIGSKGDEQERIRASVDQVVERNPNIKISAKVASNHDHILKKDYRAIAEAVREVATLDRGRR, from the coding sequence ATGACCAACCTGAAGAACAGCACTTCCTCGACCAATTCGAAGTGGACCGGCATGGTGCCGGTTGACGATACGGCCCTGGCCGTCACCGACACTGGCGGTCCCGGTATCCCTGTGGTCTACCTCAATGGCCAGTTCGCCACTCAGGGGTACTGGCGGCGGGTCATCGCCGAACTCGGCCCCGACTACCGGCACATCACCTACGACGAGCGGGCCCGCGGCAAATCGAAGAAGTCGGCCGACTACTCCTTCGAGGCGTGTGTCCGGGATGTCGACGTCGTCCTCAAAGCCAGGGGTGTGGACCGGCCGCTGGTGGTGGGCTGGTCCTACGGGGCGTTCGTCGCCGCGCAGTGGACCAGCCGGAACCCCGACCGTGCCCTGGGTGCGGTCTTGGTGGAAGGCGCGCAACCGCACGACTGGCTCGACGACGCGATGGAGCAGCGGATCCGCAAGCTGTTCAAGCGGTTGAGCTGGTTCATGCCGCTGCTGCGCCCGACGGGCCTGACCCCGCGGTTGAACGCCGCGCAGATGGCCGAGTGCAACATCGAGCTCGGCAAGCTCGCCCGCGCACGGAATCTGGGTCCGGTGCTGGACGGCATCACCGTCCCGACGCGGTATGTGTTCGCGTCGGGGGCGTCCATCGGAAGCAAGGGTGATGAGCAGGAACGCATCCGCGCCAGCGTCGATCAGGTGGTCGAGCGCAACCCGAACATCAAGATCAGCGCGAAGGTCGCCAGCAACCACGACCACATCCTGAAAAAGGACTACCGGGCCATCGCCGAGGCCGTACGCGAGGTCGCCACCCTCGACCGCGGCCGGCGTTGA
- a CDS encoding DUF4097 family beta strand repeat-containing protein produces MQKFDTPAAISAVLDIPAGRIQVIAADRADTTVEVLPANASKGRDVKAAEQTKVEFGDGVLRIKAPAEKNQILGPSGSIEVTVQLPTGSRIEAKAAAAEFRGVGRLGDVACEGAHGAVKIDEAASVRVAAYAGDVTVGRLTGPAEISTQKGDIHIAEATSGTVVLRTQMGDVTVGAAHGVSAYLDAGTGYGRIHNALKNTEGAAAGLNIHATTDHGDITARSL; encoded by the coding sequence ATGCAGAAGTTCGACACCCCCGCCGCGATCTCCGCCGTCCTGGACATCCCCGCCGGGCGCATCCAGGTCATCGCCGCCGACCGGGCCGACACCACCGTCGAGGTCCTGCCCGCCAACGCCTCCAAGGGCCGCGACGTGAAGGCAGCTGAGCAGACCAAGGTCGAATTCGGCGACGGCGTCCTGCGGATCAAGGCCCCGGCGGAGAAGAACCAGATCCTCGGCCCCTCCGGATCCATCGAGGTCACGGTCCAACTGCCCACCGGTTCCCGCATCGAGGCGAAGGCGGCCGCCGCCGAGTTCCGGGGCGTCGGACGGCTCGGCGACGTCGCCTGCGAGGGCGCGCACGGCGCGGTCAAGATCGACGAGGCCGCGAGCGTGCGCGTGGCCGCCTACGCCGGTGACGTCACGGTCGGCCGCCTTACCGGCCCCGCGGAGATCAGCACCCAAAAGGGTGACATCCACATCGCCGAGGCCACCTCCGGCACGGTCGTGCTGCGCACCCAGATGGGCGACGTGACGGTCGGCGCCGCCCACGGAGTTTCCGCCTACCTGGACGCCGGCACCGGCTACGGCCGGATCCACAACGCGCTGAAGAACACCGAAGGCGCCGCGGCCGGCCTGAACATCCACGCGACCACCGACCACGGCGACATCACCGCCCGCAGCCTGTAA